A single genomic interval of Chloracidobacterium validum harbors:
- a CDS encoding HEAT repeat domain-containing protein codes for MPSDSVFPFDAPLDVLISQLADASAQTRLQSVEALRLRKAASALPALLPLLHDPDWWVRVATADAIGELGDETTTQALLPDLQHPDPLVRSSVTLALGQLRHKPDLEMLLPMLGDPHHWVRYAAAVALGELDDIRAVDALIPLLSEDKDYLVRAGAARSLGKIKHQKAIRPLRRAVVKDDNELVRADALEALRQLWNGSLGNPDE; via the coding sequence ATGCCAAGCGACTCTGTTTTTCCATTCGACGCACCGCTAGATGTTCTCATCAGCCAGTTGGCAGATGCATCCGCTCAGACTCGCTTACAGTCTGTGGAAGCGCTGCGCTTGCGCAAAGCGGCGTCGGCTTTACCGGCGTTGTTACCTTTGCTGCATGATCCAGATTGGTGGGTGCGGGTTGCCACGGCTGACGCAATTGGTGAACTTGGTGATGAGACGACGACCCAGGCGTTGCTGCCCGACTTGCAGCACCCCGATCCGCTGGTGCGGAGTTCGGTAACGCTTGCGTTGGGGCAACTCCGCCACAAGCCAGACCTTGAAATGCTCTTGCCCATGCTGGGGGATCCGCATCACTGGGTCCGCTACGCGGCCGCGGTGGCGCTAGGTGAACTGGACGATATCCGGGCGGTGGATGCCCTCATCCCGTTGCTTTCAGAAGATAAAGATTACCTCGTGCGCGCCGGCGCCGCCCGGTCGCTAGGAAAAATCAAGCACCAGAAGGCAATTCGTCCACTCCGCCGCGCGGTTGTCAAAGATGATAACGAACTCGTCCGGGCTGACGCCCTTGAAGCCCTGCGTCAGCTTTGGAATGGCTCACTCGGCAACCCTGACGAGTAA
- a CDS encoding bifunctional heptose 7-phosphate kinase/heptose 1-phosphate adenyltransferase translates to MPELSSSIRSTLSRFPAQHLLVIGDAIADEFVHGTITRVSREAPVLILRHEFTETIPGGAANAAANAAALGVTTTWIGVIGRDRPGRRTLTDLRRRGVHTTQAVVLPGRATPTKSRVLAGLPHAARQQVIRLDREEASPLPASAVETLAARVEAVLPQVTGVVLSDYGYGSTPPEVIALLRSWRQETGLPVVADSRHRLADFHGLTAATPNQEEAESLAGTTFHDLDAAGYQAERLRERLALDALLLTRGSEGMTLARHATKPTSIPVHGGRAPVDVTGAGDTVLVAFTAALAAGADWEAAMQLANIAAGIAVMKRGTATVSAAEIEMVLLGEERV, encoded by the coding sequence GTGCCTGAGTTGTCATCCAGCATACGTTCGACGCTGTCGCGCTTCCCGGCGCAACACCTCCTGGTCATTGGCGATGCCATTGCCGATGAGTTTGTTCACGGCACGATCACCCGCGTGTCACGGGAAGCGCCGGTGCTGATCCTCCGGCACGAGTTTACCGAAACCATCCCCGGCGGCGCGGCCAACGCGGCGGCGAATGCAGCCGCGTTAGGCGTTACCACAACCTGGATTGGTGTCATTGGGCGGGATCGCCCCGGCCGGCGCACACTGACCGACCTACGCCGCCGCGGGGTTCACACCACGCAGGCGGTCGTCCTGCCAGGGCGCGCGACACCGACCAAAAGCCGGGTGCTTGCCGGACTGCCACATGCCGCCCGCCAGCAGGTCATTCGCCTTGACCGTGAGGAAGCAAGTCCCCTGCCAGCCAGCGCCGTCGAGACGCTGGCGGCCCGCGTGGAAGCGGTGTTGCCGCAGGTCACAGGCGTCGTGCTCTCGGATTATGGCTATGGAAGCACGCCACCGGAAGTCATTGCCTTGCTTCGGTCCTGGCGGCAGGAAACTGGTTTGCCGGTCGTTGCCGACTCGCGCCATCGGCTGGCAGACTTCCACGGGCTGACGGCCGCTACGCCCAACCAGGAAGAAGCCGAAAGCTTAGCCGGCACGACCTTTCACGACCTTGACGCTGCCGGCTACCAGGCCGAACGACTGCGTGAACGGCTGGCGCTCGATGCGCTGCTCCTGACACGCGGCTCAGAAGGCATGACGCTGGCCCGCCACGCCACCAAGCCAACCTCCATTCCGGTTCATGGTGGGCGCGCGCCAGTGGATGTGACGGGCGCGGGCGATACGGTACTGGTTGCCTTCACGGCGGCGCTGGCCGCCGGGGCGGACTGGGAAGCCGCCATGCAATTGGCCAATATCGCGGCCGGAATTGCCGTGATGAAGCGCGGGACGGCTACGGTTTCGGCGGCTGAAATCGAGATGGTTCTCCTTGGTGAAGAGCGCGTATGA
- a CDS encoding tetratricopeptide repeat protein: MWFVQHKRKATCRSWWYARWWSSRLWAHLGLLGLGCLLSVGAISAQEGARRFMEDEEAQARLQRGISLYQQEQYATALETLEPVAVHYPEQAVAYRMIGLCRLQMKQYAAAAAALRKASELTRAQENREDAVARLALGKALFLAGDSRGAIPELEFAAARPEADTATLTLLGYAHYRQGDEAAARKVLVQSVARDDRQPEAWRLLAELDVARLTANPDDPAAAKQAAASIEKVNRTEPSLAAGLRGRLLVAQRQFAKAIPELDRALATQPDQAALVFALGLALSREKQLDRAAVLLTKATELLPDEAGVWRELGYVHERAGRREAAIAAYEKAAALTQGHDDFITRALERLKSS, from the coding sequence ATGTGGTTTGTCCAGCACAAACGCAAAGCAACTTGTCGGAGCTGGTGGTACGCACGGTGGTGGTCTTCACGGCTCTGGGCGCACCTAGGCCTCCTTGGTCTTGGCTGTCTGCTCTCGGTCGGCGCGATCTCAGCGCAGGAAGGCGCGCGTCGCTTCATGGAAGACGAGGAAGCCCAGGCGCGTCTTCAGCGCGGGATCTCGCTCTATCAGCAAGAACAGTATGCCACGGCGCTCGAAACACTTGAACCTGTGGCCGTTCATTACCCGGAACAGGCCGTCGCTTATCGCATGATCGGGCTTTGCCGCTTGCAAATGAAGCAGTATGCCGCCGCCGCCGCCGCCTTGCGCAAGGCCAGTGAACTGACGCGCGCCCAGGAAAACCGCGAGGATGCGGTGGCGCGCCTGGCGCTCGGCAAGGCGCTTTTTTTGGCCGGGGACAGCCGCGGGGCCATTCCTGAATTGGAATTTGCGGCAGCGCGCCCTGAAGCGGACACCGCCACACTAACCCTGCTGGGTTACGCCCACTATCGGCAGGGCGACGAAGCCGCCGCGCGAAAGGTGCTGGTGCAGTCGGTTGCGCGGGATGACCGCCAGCCGGAAGCCTGGCGACTTCTGGCAGAACTCGATGTCGCCCGCCTAACAGCCAATCCAGATGACCCGGCCGCGGCCAAACAAGCGGCGGCAAGCATCGAGAAAGTCAATCGAACCGAGCCAAGCTTGGCGGCCGGCCTGCGGGGGCGACTCCTGGTCGCCCAGCGGCAGTTTGCCAAGGCCATTCCTGAACTCGACCGCGCGCTTGCCACGCAGCCTGACCAAGCGGCGTTGGTTTTTGCCTTAGGACTTGCCCTGTCGCGCGAAAAGCAGCTCGACCGCGCGGCGGTCCTGTTGACCAAAGCCACCGAGCTACTCCCAGACGAAGCCGGTGTCTGGCGTGAGCTAGGCTATGTTCACGAGCGCGCCGGACGTCGGGAAGCCGCCATCGCGGCGTATGAAAAAGCGGCGGCGCTGACTCAAGGACACGACGATTTCATCACCCGCGCCCTCGAAAGGCTCAAAAGTTCATAG
- the dusB gene encoding tRNA dihydrouridine synthase DusB gives MTFALPTAFSIRDVVIRPPLVLAPMAGVTDSAFRGLIKRLGGVGLIVTEFISVEGLTRGNLKTHKMMKFTPDERPLSIQFFGVDPKRMADAAEVAQEAGADLVDVNCGCPAKKVVGRGAGSSLLRDLPHLAVILREMRRRISIPLTIKIRTGWDDNSIVAVDVGKLAEDCGVEAIAIHGRTRVQGYSGQANWDIIAQVKQAVSIPVIGCGDVRQPADAIRRFRETGVDGVMIGRGAMANPWIFRQTAEAMQGVRPYRPTLYAKRDVLLEYFDLMLGECPTETAAMGKVKQLCAQFTKGLPGGAIFRTQVFHSQARLELTDRITDYFTRMGEREAAGELLPEPEEALAEEVLPDDACHRAQACA, from the coding sequence ATGACCTTTGCACTACCCACAGCGTTTTCGATTCGTGATGTCGTCATTCGTCCACCACTCGTGTTGGCACCCATGGCCGGGGTGACCGATTCGGCTTTTCGCGGGCTGATCAAACGGCTTGGTGGCGTTGGACTGATCGTGACGGAGTTCATCAGCGTCGAGGGACTAACGCGCGGCAACCTCAAGACGCACAAGATGATGAAGTTTACCCCCGATGAGCGCCCCCTCTCGATTCAGTTCTTCGGCGTTGATCCCAAGCGGATGGCCGATGCGGCGGAAGTCGCTCAGGAAGCCGGAGCCGACTTGGTGGATGTCAACTGTGGTTGCCCGGCCAAAAAAGTCGTCGGACGCGGGGCCGGCTCGTCGCTGCTGCGCGACCTTCCCCACCTTGCCGTGATTCTGCGCGAGATGCGGCGGCGCATTTCCATTCCACTGACCATCAAAATTCGGACGGGTTGGGATGACAACTCCATCGTTGCGGTTGACGTTGGGAAGCTGGCTGAGGATTGCGGCGTCGAAGCGATTGCCATTCACGGACGGACGCGCGTTCAGGGTTACAGCGGCCAGGCCAACTGGGACATCATTGCTCAGGTCAAGCAAGCTGTCTCGATTCCAGTGATCGGCTGCGGTGATGTCCGGCAACCGGCGGATGCCATCCGCCGGTTTCGGGAAACGGGCGTGGACGGCGTGATGATCGGTCGTGGTGCCATGGCCAATCCGTGGATTTTTCGCCAGACGGCAGAAGCCATGCAGGGCGTGCGGCCCTACCGGCCGACGCTCTATGCCAAACGCGATGTCTTGCTTGAATACTTTGATTTGATGCTCGGCGAGTGTCCAACCGAAACCGCCGCCATGGGGAAGGTCAAGCAGCTTTGCGCGCAGTTTACGAAGGGGTTGCCGGGCGGGGCCATCTTCCGCACTCAGGTATTTCACTCACAAGCTCGCCTGGAACTCACCGACCGCATCACCGACTATTTCACGCGAATGGGCGAGCGCGAGGCGGCCGGCGAGTTGCTTCCCGAACCAGAAGAAGCTTTGGCGGAGGAAGTTTTGCCAGACGACGCCTGCCACCGCGCCCAGGCTTGCGCGTGA
- a CDS encoding PEGA domain-containing protein, which yields MTTTHWTQTRLQSAFTKRGKLSRLATGLTVFLLVVVLVGTGILLYIRHPATMGKLDVVTTPPGAEVWLDGRRIGTAPCTIERVGLGLHTLRAVHEGFILAEREVLVEEKDTAAAVSFVLQPVKADLQPSPARDGAPTERIAEFMQQAAEAFRRGDLVTPANDNALYYSDAVLLIQPDNEPARALRARIRDTLARQAELAAGRGDLAAAQAAYATLLSRFPSDEQSKSGINRIADLIEANRGRATRFLALAEAALANGHYLDPPQANAYFYLSQVLAHDRGQSQAQRLRAEVRHAAQSTAERYVAQGDLARATAEYRRLARLFPEDRALYNRLRQLERQQAPKDNQTVSAVSLPAARQLTGRQSSQVSQAGTLRFSATGLVFAAPSGMESLSIATEDIARLQASRTQLTVTLTDGRVYRFTGTELERGAAVWRNLRNLSTSPHPLPGEHLESPRNPYE from the coding sequence ATGACAACAACCCACTGGACCCAGACTCGTCTCCAATCAGCCTTCACCAAGCGGGGCAAGCTCAGTCGACTGGCGACCGGCCTGACGGTTTTTTTGCTTGTCGTGGTCCTCGTGGGAACCGGGATACTGCTTTATATCCGGCATCCGGCCACGATGGGTAAGCTCGATGTCGTGACGACGCCGCCCGGCGCGGAGGTTTGGCTCGATGGACGCCGCATCGGAACCGCCCCCTGCACCATTGAACGGGTTGGGCTTGGGTTGCACACGCTGCGGGCAGTCCACGAGGGTTTCATCCTGGCCGAACGTGAGGTCTTGGTCGAGGAAAAGGACACGGCGGCGGCGGTCAGCTTTGTCTTGCAACCCGTCAAGGCCGACCTCCAGCCGTCCCCGGCGCGGGACGGTGCGCCAACTGAGCGTATTGCCGAGTTTATGCAGCAGGCAGCAGAAGCGTTTCGGCGTGGCGACCTCGTGACGCCAGCCAATGACAATGCGCTGTATTACTCGGATGCCGTACTGCTTATTCAACCCGACAACGAGCCAGCCCGCGCGCTTCGGGCGCGCATCCGAGATACACTTGCCCGCCAGGCCGAACTCGCTGCCGGCCGTGGCGACCTGGCAGCGGCGCAGGCGGCTTATGCGACGCTTCTGTCGCGCTTTCCAAGTGATGAACAAAGCAAGTCCGGCATCAATCGCATCGCCGACCTGATTGAAGCCAACCGTGGGCGGGCGACTCGATTTTTGGCCCTGGCCGAAGCTGCGCTGGCCAACGGACACTACCTTGACCCACCCCAGGCCAACGCTTATTTCTATCTTTCCCAAGTGCTCGCCCATGACCGCGGACAGTCCCAAGCGCAAAGGCTCCGGGCCGAAGTGCGGCACGCTGCCCAGTCCACGGCCGAGCGCTATGTTGCTCAGGGGGATTTGGCGCGCGCTACGGCTGAATACCGCCGCCTCGCCCGGCTCTTCCCCGAAGATCGCGCCCTCTACAACCGGCTGCGCCAGCTTGAACGCCAGCAAGCCCCCAAGGATAACCAAACCGTTTCCGCCGTCTCACTCCCGGCAGCCCGTCAACTGACTGGTCGTCAGTCATCCCAAGTATCCCAAGCCGGGACGTTACGCTTCTCAGCCACAGGACTCGTTTTTGCTGCGCCAAGTGGTATGGAGAGTCTTTCCATTGCCACCGAAGACATTGCCAGACTTCAAGCGAGTCGCACGCAACTGACCGTGACGCTCACGGACGGGCGGGTGTATCGGTTTACTGGAACTGAACTTGAGCGCGGAGCGGCGGTCTGGCGCAACCTACGCAACCTTTCCACCTCTCCGCACCCACTGCCAGGGGAACACCTTGAAAGCCCACGCAACCCATACGAATGA
- a CDS encoding c-type cytochrome yields the protein MMDKINKVATLGLVAMLATGCFVGARNASEPRLGASPIASSRAAPNFLREAQVLYEGSTDGLPEDTPADEVAHYKMMLAELQTRNYAACAGCHQANGGGNKAINATNFQDAGWQRNNSSPGMVTSIVNGKGKVMPAYKDKLTLQQINYLVEYIRRFEKQKTDAAPITAGIPRGTVPAEPTPTPDETVRR from the coding sequence ATGATGGACAAGATAAACAAAGTCGCCACGTTGGGTTTGGTGGCTATGTTGGCCACGGGATGCTTTGTTGGAGCGCGCAATGCCAGTGAGCCACGCTTGGGAGCGTCGCCAATTGCTTCTTCGCGCGCCGCGCCAAACTTCCTCCGCGAAGCGCAAGTGCTCTACGAAGGCTCGACGGATGGGCTGCCCGAAGACACGCCGGCGGATGAAGTTGCGCATTACAAAATGATGCTGGCGGAGCTACAGACGCGCAACTACGCCGCTTGTGCCGGCTGCCATCAGGCCAATGGAGGCGGTAACAAAGCCATCAATGCGACCAATTTTCAAGATGCCGGTTGGCAGCGCAACAATTCGTCGCCGGGCATGGTAACGTCTATCGTCAACGGCAAGGGCAAGGTCATGCCAGCTTACAAAGACAAGTTGACGTTGCAGCAAATCAACTATCTGGTTGAGTACATTCGCCGCTTCGAGAAGCAGAAAACCGATGCGGCTCCCATTACGGCTGGCATACCGCGTGGAACCGTGCCGGCTGAACCGACTCCAACACCCGACGAGACAGTTCGCCGCTGA
- a CDS encoding ArsA family ATPase, giving the protein MTSTRVIIYSGKGGTGKTTVSAATAVTLAAGGKKVLVISSDPAHSLGDVFQVSLSRTEPTRIADNLFGLEIDTLYEAKRNMGNFEKFVSESYEKRGIRSSVASELSTQPGLDEIFSLVRLHREALSGNWDVVILDTSPTGNTLRLLAYPELIVGGSTGKKLFRVYQGMSSMMKPFGSSSGPDPEFFNEVNQLLDSMNQVSAFLTGEQVTLRLVINPEKLSILESKRAYTFTHIYGLTIDAVVVNKIYPVGDALHGAELGSYFDYWSKLHGRYLEDIESAFAPLPIFKLFLEPCEPLGVEALREVGAKAFGATDIGSVLYSKKNMWVEERQTADAPDIRRFVVRIPFLAENEHIEVQRVGMDLYMCIGRIARSVSLPRILSNADMVGYTAAGELLTVTFRERAREPEPPRLTRLRRSPASA; this is encoded by the coding sequence ATGACGAGCACACGAGTCATCATTTATTCCGGCAAAGGCGGGACAGGCAAAACAACGGTTTCGGCGGCGACCGCCGTGACCTTGGCGGCGGGCGGAAAAAAAGTCCTGGTCATTTCAAGTGACCCAGCCCATTCGCTGGGGGACGTGTTCCAGGTCTCTCTCTCGCGGACCGAGCCGACGCGGATTGCCGATAATCTGTTTGGTTTGGAAATAGACACGCTTTACGAAGCCAAGCGCAATATGGGTAACTTCGAGAAGTTTGTGTCTGAAAGCTACGAAAAACGGGGCATTCGCTCTTCCGTGGCGTCGGAGCTTTCAACGCAGCCCGGCCTGGATGAAATCTTCTCGCTGGTGCGGCTGCATCGGGAAGCGCTTTCCGGAAACTGGGACGTGGTCATTCTCGATACGTCGCCGACCGGCAACACCCTGCGCCTGCTCGCGTACCCAGAACTCATCGTGGGTGGGAGCACCGGCAAGAAACTCTTTCGCGTTTACCAAGGCATGTCCTCGATGATGAAGCCCTTTGGTTCGTCATCGGGTCCCGACCCCGAGTTTTTCAACGAGGTCAATCAACTTCTGGATTCGATGAATCAGGTGAGTGCCTTTCTCACTGGAGAACAGGTCACGCTACGTCTGGTGATCAACCCTGAAAAGCTTTCGATTCTCGAAAGCAAGCGAGCTTACACGTTCACCCACATTTATGGGCTGACGATTGATGCGGTGGTCGTCAACAAGATTTATCCGGTTGGCGATGCGCTGCACGGAGCTGAACTCGGTAGCTACTTTGATTACTGGTCAAAGCTCCACGGACGCTACCTGGAGGACATCGAATCGGCTTTTGCGCCACTTCCGATTTTCAAACTCTTTCTTGAGCCTTGCGAACCGCTGGGGGTTGAGGCCCTCCGTGAGGTCGGCGCCAAGGCCTTTGGGGCAACCGATATCGGAAGCGTCCTCTATAGCAAGAAAAATATGTGGGTGGAGGAGCGGCAAACCGCCGATGCGCCGGATATTCGGCGGTTTGTCGTGCGCATTCCCTTCCTTGCCGAGAACGAACACATCGAAGTCCAGCGCGTTGGCATGGACCTCTACATGTGCATTGGGCGGATTGCCCGAAGCGTCTCGCTGCCACGCATTTTGTCAAATGCCGACATGGTTGGCTACACGGCGGCGGGCGAACTTCTGACCGTGACGTTCCGCGAGCGCGCGCGTGAGCCGGAACCACCCCGTTTGACACGGCTGCGACGTTCCCCAGCCAGTGCTTGA
- a CDS encoding c-type cytochrome → MKNVKTLVLGCALALLVGGCFVGSRDPNETRYPKAAMPLQNQTSKTAEEIARESIAQNTPSARDAAALRDRVTPLNLQQVNEQDVAGNDPLGSPARVELNEAEMYRDPIEIYREGRALFQNNCVGCHGHNGCGNVPRSTNFTDPGWQENNSDGGIYSSIYNGKGIGNGGGAMPAYYNQLSPKQIRYLVTYLRAFKGRECNGLPTLSDVERMVAERQNK, encoded by the coding sequence ATGAAAAACGTGAAGACTTTAGTGCTGGGCTGCGCGCTGGCGCTCCTGGTCGGCGGTTGTTTCGTCGGCTCCCGTGACCCAAATGAAACCCGCTATCCCAAAGCAGCCATGCCCCTGCAAAATCAAACTTCAAAGACGGCGGAAGAAATCGCGCGTGAAAGCATTGCACAGAACACCCCTAGCGCCCGCGACGCGGCAGCGTTGCGTGACCGCGTGACGCCACTGAACTTGCAGCAGGTCAATGAACAGGATGTTGCCGGTAATGATCCCCTGGGATCACCGGCGCGGGTTGAGCTGAATGAAGCCGAAATGTACCGCGATCCAATCGAGATTTATCGTGAAGGACGCGCGCTCTTTCAAAACAACTGTGTGGGTTGCCATGGTCATAATGGCTGCGGGAACGTACCACGCTCAACCAACTTCACCGATCCCGGCTGGCAAGAAAACAACTCGGATGGTGGCATTTATTCCTCGATTTACAATGGCAAGGGGATTGGCAATGGTGGCGGCGCGATGCCGGCCTATTACAACCAACTGAGTCCAAAGCAGATCCGCTACTTGGTGACGTATCTGCGCGCTTTCAAGGGCAGGGAATGTAATGGCTTGCCAACCCTGAGCGACGTTGAGCGCATGGTGGCTGAACGCCAGAACAAGTAA
- a CDS encoding aminoglycoside phosphotransferase family protein, translating into MNHAPLPRPTDKLTAFLSDHFSPEPISLEPLLGDASTRMYFRIRQAEATYIAAVYAEPFDAKAWAYVDVTNLFQEAGIPVPQVLAVDERCGVVLQQDIGDCRLQDALLTEPELTRQVDYDIALRLIVDIQKTTPIARAKDSIAWQQAFDDEKLFWEMSYFFRNYVERYRQLPLSAELEALTLGELFALTYRLARVPRVVCHRDYHARNLMRHAGRLWVIDHQDARLGPATYDLASLLGDPYAALEDDVQAAFKERFWELHSAAFGNQYYASQKQFEHEYQLMLVQRLLKAVGTYAYQFAVRSNPVYLGYIPIALRTTAKALERIADLPLTTRLVQLALECEAKVAEPASVELPTPALEL; encoded by the coding sequence ATGAACCACGCTCCACTCCCACGCCCGACTGACAAACTCACTGCTTTCCTCAGTGATCACTTTTCACCCGAACCCATTTCACTTGAGCCGCTTCTGGGCGATGCCTCAACCCGAATGTACTTCCGTATTCGCCAGGCAGAGGCAACCTACATTGCTGCGGTTTATGCCGAGCCGTTTGACGCCAAAGCCTGGGCTTACGTGGATGTCACGAACCTTTTTCAAGAAGCTGGCATTCCGGTTCCACAGGTTCTGGCCGTTGACGAGCGATGCGGCGTCGTTCTTCAGCAAGACATTGGTGACTGTCGTCTCCAGGATGCGCTCCTGACCGAGCCGGAACTCACGCGCCAGGTGGATTATGACATCGCTTTGCGCTTGATCGTGGACATCCAGAAAACCACGCCCATCGCTCGGGCCAAGGATTCTATCGCGTGGCAGCAAGCCTTTGACGATGAAAAGCTGTTTTGGGAAATGAGCTACTTTTTCCGCAACTATGTCGAACGGTATCGGCAGTTGCCCCTCTCGGCAGAGCTGGAAGCGCTGACGCTCGGCGAACTTTTTGCCCTGACCTATCGGCTGGCGCGGGTGCCGCGGGTGGTCTGTCACCGCGATTACCACGCGCGCAACCTCATGCGTCACGCGGGACGACTCTGGGTCATTGACCACCAGGACGCCCGCTTGGGACCAGCGACCTATGATCTGGCCTCGCTCCTGGGCGATCCATACGCGGCGCTTGAGGACGACGTCCAAGCGGCATTCAAAGAGCGCTTCTGGGAACTGCACAGCGCCGCTTTTGGCAACCAGTACTACGCTTCGCAAAAACAGTTTGAGCATGAATATCAGCTCATGCTGGTACAGCGCCTGCTCAAAGCGGTTGGAACCTATGCCTATCAGTTCGCCGTGCGGAGCAACCCAGTTTACCTGGGTTATATCCCAATCGCGCTACGCACCACGGCCAAAGCCCTGGAGCGCATCGCCGACCTGCCACTGACGACGCGGCTCGTCCAGTTGGCGCTTGAGTGCGAAGCCAAGGTGGCCGAGCCGGCCTCGGTCGAGCTACCCACACCCGCTCTGGAGCTTTAG